From a region of the Romeriopsis navalis LEGE 11480 genome:
- a CDS encoding class I SAM-dependent methyltransferase, translating into MTTIMNLSKTAQGLMKLDFGCGQKKQPGYIGLDGFATPDVDVVHDFDQFPYPFEDNTFDEIVCNSSLEHVDDFMKTVVELHRIAKPGALIKVACPHYSGPDAYRDPTHKTFFSYFTFDVFDQGSSYLSPYHGLLKVKHRMFGVPRFTGIISYLTKQIFNRLPMTYERYLCWIFPAKTVYYELQVIKKG; encoded by the coding sequence ATGACTACTATTATGAATTTGAGTAAAACTGCCCAAGGACTTATGAAACTTGATTTTGGCTGTGGTCAGAAGAAACAACCGGGATACATTGGACTGGATGGTTTTGCAACTCCGGATGTTGATGTTGTCCATGATTTTGACCAATTTCCCTATCCCTTTGAAGATAATACGTTTGATGAAATTGTCTGTAATTCATCATTAGAACATGTTGATGATTTTATGAAAACGGTTGTCGAACTGCATCGTATTGCTAAACCGGGTGCTCTGATCAAAGTCGCTTGTCCACATTATTCTGGGCCTGATGCCTATCGTGACCCGACCCATAAAACCTTCTTCTCATATTTTACGTTTGACGTATTTGACCAAGGGAGCTCTTATTTGTCGCCTTATCATGGTTTGCTGAAGGTGAAGCATCGAATGTTTGGTGTACCGCGTTTCACCGGCATTATTTCGTATCTGACAAAGCAGATTTTCAATCGCCTTCCAATGACTTATGAGCGATATCTCTGCTGGATTTTCCCAGCCAAAACTGTCTATTATGAACTTCAGGTAATTAAAAAGGGTTAG
- a CDS encoding glycosyltransferase family 4 protein encodes MKIAMGHVDLPNQSKGGVASQAHKIANALVQRGHQVTMFTLSPSYDECLYAVHQYPANPLLLKFLNPFWFAICLARTDFAAYDVVHTHGDNFFLAKPHPQVRTYNGSAKDEAKSAVRFRRRLYQQLMSFIEVQSTRYADVNVGISETTRRNIPNIDCVIPCGVDLQDFHPGLKSTCPTILFVGTADGRKRGQWLANIFSHQVRAQLPNAELWAVSDQPLKGDGIVNLGRVSHAELCERFRSAWAFCLPSTYEGFGVPYIEAMAAGTTTIASPNPGAQEVLAEGEYGMIVPDAKLGDAMLQVLTDVELREHYAQRGIRRAENYSWPRVVMAYETLYDDLQMSSPRICSSSKF; translated from the coding sequence ATGAAAATTGCGATGGGGCATGTTGATTTGCCGAATCAATCGAAAGGCGGGGTCGCATCCCAAGCCCATAAGATAGCGAATGCTTTGGTGCAACGTGGGCATCAGGTAACGATGTTTACATTAAGTCCTAGCTATGATGAATGCCTCTATGCCGTGCATCAATATCCTGCTAACCCTCTGTTGCTAAAATTTTTGAATCCTTTTTGGTTTGCCATTTGTCTCGCGCGCACCGATTTTGCGGCTTATGATGTTGTACACACGCACGGTGATAATTTTTTCTTAGCCAAACCGCATCCCCAAGTAAGAACCTATAACGGTTCGGCAAAGGACGAGGCGAAATCTGCTGTGCGTTTTCGTCGTAGGCTATATCAGCAGCTAATGTCGTTCATCGAGGTTCAGAGCACGAGATATGCTGATGTTAATGTGGGTATCTCGGAAACAACGCGCCGAAATATTCCGAATATTGATTGTGTGATTCCCTGTGGTGTAGATTTGCAGGACTTTCATCCAGGACTTAAGTCCACATGTCCGACAATTTTATTTGTGGGGACTGCCGATGGTCGTAAGCGTGGACAGTGGTTAGCAAATATTTTTAGCCATCAAGTACGTGCCCAATTACCGAATGCAGAACTTTGGGCGGTATCTGATCAGCCTCTAAAAGGAGATGGCATCGTGAATTTGGGGCGTGTCTCTCATGCGGAACTCTGTGAGCGATTTCGATCGGCTTGGGCGTTTTGTTTACCCAGCACCTATGAGGGATTTGGGGTGCCGTATATTGAAGCAATGGCAGCAGGGACGACTACGATTGCCAGTCCTAATCCGGGTGCTCAAGAGGTATTGGCTGAGGGTGAATATGGCATGATCGTCCCGGATGCAAAACTGGGCGATGCAATGCTTCAAGTTTTGACGGATGTTGAATTGCGTGAACATTACGCTCAGAGAGGTATTAGGCGCGCTGAAAATTACAGTTGGCCGCGTGTCGTTATGGCATATGAAACGTTGTATGACGACTTGCAAATGTCGTCACCGAGAATTTGTAGTTCTTCCAAATTTTAG
- a CDS encoding glycosyltransferase produces MKKILCINTGGIGNLHGLRMRRLADGIRADVIYHDLDKTVSRWQQAQQTWQLLRSQQWDLVYQEGSGIGAGASLIRAYWSWKQPFIVSSGDPIGGFFHVTKGALWGALFGVYEKALYRSCKAFVGWTPYLTGAALQLGARRGITIEGAVDLNIFTRFEQSRRLALKRQYGIPDHHLVCGVVGKMSWNANHGYCYGWEMVETLKKIQRQDISLLIVGDGTGQAYLERAIPASLKSRVVFTGRIPEDEVVNAMNAMDIGFVTQTLDRLGLYRLTTKLPEYLACGLGVAMSPIPGFYDYVNVAGWALPPYHPASETFHQHCADWLDQVTWEEIELLSQQALRIASDRFDYGVLRPRFQAFVHNLLDI; encoded by the coding sequence ATGAAAAAAATTCTTTGCATTAATACTGGCGGAATCGGTAACTTACACGGTTTGCGGATGCGTCGTTTAGCTGACGGTATTCGAGCGGATGTAATCTACCATGACCTCGATAAGACTGTGAGTCGTTGGCAGCAAGCACAACAGACTTGGCAGCTGCTACGTTCTCAGCAATGGGACTTGGTATACCAAGAGGGGAGTGGTATTGGCGCAGGTGCTAGTTTAATTCGGGCTTATTGGTCCTGGAAACAGCCTTTTATTGTTTCTTCTGGCGACCCGATCGGCGGCTTTTTTCATGTTACTAAGGGAGCACTATGGGGCGCCTTATTTGGAGTATACGAAAAAGCCTTATATCGTAGTTGTAAGGCTTTTGTGGGTTGGACGCCTTACCTCACAGGTGCCGCATTACAACTGGGTGCCCGTCGTGGTATTACGATCGAAGGAGCTGTAGACCTCAATATTTTCACGCGTTTTGAGCAATCCAGACGATTAGCCCTCAAGCGACAATATGGAATTCCCGATCATCATTTAGTGTGTGGTGTGGTTGGCAAAATGTCCTGGAATGCGAATCATGGTTACTGTTATGGCTGGGAAATGGTCGAAACGCTGAAAAAAATACAGCGACAGGATATTTCTTTGTTGATTGTTGGAGATGGGACGGGGCAAGCGTATTTGGAGCGGGCGATTCCCGCATCATTAAAGTCGCGAGTGGTATTTACTGGCCGTATTCCGGAGGATGAAGTGGTTAATGCCATGAATGCGATGGATATTGGATTTGTTACGCAGACTTTGGATCGGCTAGGACTGTATCGCTTGACGACGAAGCTACCGGAATACTTGGCATGTGGTTTGGGTGTTGCAATGAGTCCAATTCCAGGATTCTATGACTATGTGAATGTTGCTGGGTGGGCGTTACCGCCCTACCATCCTGCCAGTGAGACCTTTCATCAACATTGTGCGGATTGGCTTGATCAAGTCACCTGGGAGGAGATTGAATTGCTTTCTCAGCAGGCGTTAAGGATTGCGTCTGACCGCTTTGACTATGGCGTACTTCGCCCACGATTTCAGGCGTTTGTCCATAATTTGCTTGATATCTAA